The following coding sequences lie in one Cydia strobilella chromosome 16, ilCydStro3.1, whole genome shotgun sequence genomic window:
- the LOC134748462 gene encoding 17S U2 SnRNP complex component HTATSF1: MSKSAKTGFVIKLSTETVLKLTEEEELAKKQAEDQHLQELEPSVSNLEEKDSKDKGDNVLHSENEPSTTNNRDVSPSPGIKDTESKSKVELTGKQDAEHEDKDKKELKEDAKSESSDNSTWGDYAPYITYEGEEAIYTDPNTQVKYTWDQNTNSWTPKPGSEVPGRVYSYENDTHVYTDADGSKSFWDEEKKAWLPKVDEDFLAHYQMSYGFIDNTSKEDEESKKKENEKLPTEQASGVKRKNDPQWFDATDENNTKVYVSNLPLDLTEEEFVNFMQKCGLVERDPQSQKMKVKLYMDKEQNCFKGDALCTYIKIESVDLALKLLDGSDFKGNTVKVERAHFQLKGEYNPALKPKKKKKKELEKLKKMQQKLFDWRPEKFVGERSKHERVVIIKNLFHPSDFDKDVQLILDYQQDLREEAAKCGEVRKVVIYDRHPEGVAQITMKEPEQADAVVALVSGRWFGKRQITAEIWDGRTKYRIAETDADLSKRVDKWDKFLEGKEQPETSKTSVQTDKEIGVKADDAASELPKAPEA, translated from the coding sequence ATGTCGAAGAGTGCAAAAACAGGGTTTGTTATCAAACTCTCTACTGAAACGGTTCTGAAATTGACCGAAGAAGAAGAACTGGCAAAGAAACAGGCTGAAGATCAGCATCTTCAGGAACTTGAGCCTTCTGTGAGTAATTTAGAAGAAAAGGATTCAAAAGACAAGGGCGACAACGTATTACATTCTGAAAATGAACCTTCCACGACGAACAATCGAGATGTTTCACCTTCACCTGGTATTAAGGATACCGAAAGTAAGTCAAAAGTTGAGTTGACTGGAAAGCAAGATGCCGAACATGAAGATAAGGATAAAAAAGAACTTAAAGAAGATGCAAAATCTGAATCAAGTGACAACTCAACCTGGGGCGACTATGCCCCATACATAACATACGAAGGGGAAGAGGCCATTTACACTGATCCAAACACACAAGTAAAGTACACATGGGACCAAAATACTAATTCTTGGACTCCAAAACCAGGCTCCGAAGTACCAGGCAGGGTTTACAGTTATGAAAATGATACACATGTTTACACTGATGCAGATGGCTCAAAGTCTTTTTGGGATGAAGAAAAGAAAGCATGGTTACCTAAGGTTGATGAGGACTTTCTAGCCCACTACCAAATGTCCTATGGTTTCATTGATAATACCTCCAAAGAGGATGAGGAGAGTAAAAAGAAGGAAAACGAAAAATTGCCAACAGAACAAGCTAGTGGTGTTAAAAGAAAAAATGATCCCCAGTGGTTTGATGCCACAGATGAGAATAACACAAAGGTGTATGTCTCAAATCTTCCTTTAGACTTAACTGAAGAagaatttgtaaattttatgcAAAAATGTGGCCTTGTTGAGCGAGATCCACAGTCCCAAAAAATGAAGGTCAAACTTTACATGGATAAAGAACAAAATTGCTTTAAGGGTGATGCACTATGTACTTACATAAAGATAGAATCAGTTGATTTAGCACTAAAGTTACTTGATGGGAGTGATTTCAAAGGAAATACAGTAAAAGTAGAAAGAGCACACTTCCAACTTAAAGGAGAGTACAACCCAGCATTAAAAccaaaaaagaagaagaaaaaagagCTGGAGAAACTAAAGAAAATGCAGCAGAAACTATTTGACTGGCGGCCTGAGAAGTTTGTTGGAGAGAGATCTAAGCATGAGCGTGTTGTTATCATTAAAAACCTCTTTCATCCTTCTGACTTTGATAAGGATGTTCAATTGATATTGGACTATCAGCAGGACTTACGAGAGGAGGCAGCTAAGTGTGGTGAGGTCCGTAAAGTGGTCATCTATGACCGGCATCCAGAAGGAGTGGCACAGATCACAATGAAAGAGCCAGAACAAGCAGATGCTGTTGTTGCTTTAGTCAGTGGAAGGTGGTTTGGTAAAAGGCAGATCACAGCTGAAATATGGGATGGAAGAACTAAATATAGGATTGCAGAAACTGATGCTGATTTGAGTAAAAGAGTTGACAAATGGGACAAGTTTTTGGAAGGTAAAGAACAGCCTGAAACTAGCAAGACATCAGTACAAACAGATAAAGAAATTGGGGTAAAAGCTGATGATGCAGCTAGTGAACTTCCAAAAGCCCCAGAGGCATAA
- the LOC134748211 gene encoding uridine diphosphate glucose pyrophosphatase NUDT14-like: protein MEDIKNIRITPMPESKYVKPLRFHYTQNGMEKNWDLLAVHDSVAIVIYNVTRKVLVLVKQFRPAMHFNSVLPEDREKETIDIEKYPPSLGLALEVCAGIVDKEKSVLDIAIEEVLEECGYNVPAENMERIISYRSGVGVQSALQTLFFCEVSDDMKTERGGGVDDELIDIVEMTISEMEKLLSSPGPVQSPPSFLFAMMWFLHNKASKYIRSFDYTCSECKKQKEPVRDWLIQ, encoded by the exons ATGGaggatataaaaaatattcgtaTAACCCCTATGCCAGAATCGAAATACGTGAAGCCGCTAAGGTTCCACTACACTCAGAATGGGATGGAAAAGAACTGGGATCTACTGGCAGTTCACGACAGCGTGGCTATCGTTATTTACAATGTTACAAGAAAAGTTTTGGTGTTAGTTAAACAGTTCCGTCCAG CCATGCATTTCAACAGCGTTCTCCCAGAAGACCGTGAGAAGGAAACCATAGACATTGAGAAATATCCACCCTCTTTGGGACTGGCCCTCGAGGTATGTGCTGGGATTGTAGACAAGGAAAAATCTGTGTTGGATATAGCCATTGAAGAAGTGTTGGAAGAATGTGGATATAATGTCCCTGCTGAAAATATGGAAAGGATTATTTCTTACAG GTCAGGAGTTGGTGTGCAATCTGCTCTGCAGACACTCTTTTTCTGTGAAGTGTCAGATGACATGAAAACTGAGCGTG GCGGAGGAGTTGACGATGAACTCATAGACATTGTTGAGATGACAATTTCTGAGATGGAAAAGTTACTAAGCTCCCCAGGACCTGTGCAGAGCCCACCCAGCTTCCTGTTCGCAATGATGTGGTTCTTGCATAACAAGGCTAGCAAGTATAT TCGGTCGTTCGACTACACTTGTTCTGAATGCAAAAAGCAGAAAGAACCAGTCCGGGATTGGCTCATACAGTAA